The Amblyomma americanum isolate KBUSLIRL-KWMA chromosome 2, ASM5285725v1, whole genome shotgun sequence genome contains the following window.
aaagctgatttcgttcacttttgtgattggctagcggagtaatagagtacgccgcggaccgtggcccagtgttaacaactgctgttttttttaagttgtatcctactatagcaagAACTCTGCAGAAACACTGCAAAATATTTAGCATGACAATCAACATGGGAGTGCTTCATGAATTTCATGtcgcaaagtttttttttaatgaatgctGAAGCAGTGCTAAGGCGTGTGAACAGCGgatatgtagtttttttttctgctttttgcgAATGGGGTGAGGTTTACACCACTATTTAGTTTATGGACTTCGACAGCGTAAACATGTATACACGCGCAAGTACATGTAGAATGCATTACGAGGCGATTTTTTAAACCTACGAATGTTGATTCATTCACTTAAATGCTTAAAGATACATTTATTTTAGAATGTTGGCTCTTTTTAGCCCGTTCATTCCGCGTCATCGTAGTCGGTATCCGCGGCGCTGTCCGCAATgaaggtgaataataataattgttttttttgggggggaaaggaaatggcacagtatctgtctcatatattgttggacacctgaaccgtgccgtatgggaagggataagggagggagtgaaagaagaaaggaagaaataggtgccgtagtggagggctccggtataatttcgaccacctggggatctttaacgtgcactgacatcgcacagcacacgggcgccttagcgtttttcctccataaaaacgcagccgccgcggtcgggttcgaagccgggaactccggctcagtagtcgccAGTTGCGTTTTTTGGTCATCCTGCTTGAGCTATCCTCACCTGTTGGTGGTTCCTGCCAAATCTCCCCTATACCTAGCCCCTCCATGTGCTTGTGGTATCTTCATCAGCAGTAAAGCGCCTCTTCTAATAAATTAATGTCGTAACTCTTATTAGCTCGTTCGTCATTTGTAGCGCTGTTAGCGCTGTCCACAGCAAAAACCAATTGGCATTGCGCCATGATGGTGCGCGCCAGCAACTGCACGCCCTGTTTTCGTTTTGATGGGATCGCCGGTACCCGTGGCTCGCTCGGCGAAATTGGCTGCACGCCAGGACAGTGCAGCGCCATGTATGCTTAAGAAAGCCGCCGGGACTGTGTGTATGGCACAGGGTGATGCGTGTTGCAAGACACGAACTTGAGCATCAGATGGGTGCCTTGCAGTTTAGGCCGTAACACTGCAAAAATTCTTTGCTCTCACACCTCGGCTAATGCTGAAACATTCTCATTACACCCTCGTAActgtcctgcgagtttttttttttttacgttacaCATGTATGGCACAATTGCTGTGCCGAAAATCCACCATCGACAGCATGACATGTAACTCAATCTACGGCACTAAATACGTGACTGGGTTGTTAATTTTGCTGAATAAGAATCGAAAAAGCAAGACAGTAAAGTTTTATCTCACTTCATGTTTACCAAAACCACGTTAGCCATGACCAAGCTGCTCTATGAAATTCAAGAACTGTGTGGACGTGAAAAATAGTGAAAATGGCTTAGACACAGAATGTACAATATTGTTAAGCACCGATACAAAAATAAATACTCTTTGTTGGACAAAAGTATCAGAATGTACAATATTGTTAAGCACTGATACAAAAATAAATACTCTTTGTTGGACAAAAGTATCAGAAGCATGGCATGCCAGCATCTTAGAGCCACTACACTTCCGCGCCTCGTTATTGGCAGGTCTCTAATTCTAAGCCACAAGAACTCTTTGGTTTTGTGCAAGTGCTTTGTGGTCTGAAAGTATTTTTCAGACTGCATAACTGAACGTTGCATTGCAAACTCATCATTTACAATGGCCTCAGTGCCATTTTACCAGCAGTGCCTGTACGCTGCTTAACAACATGAATAAGGCACTTTTGGTGAGCggtattttttctttcatattaAAGGTCCCGTCAAGTTTGTTTGAATTTTCTGTTACTTTGTGCTTTATGTTTTGCAACTTTGTTCTTCCCCCAAAGGCTGCCGACATGAGACACGACGAGATCGAAGAGAGCTCCAGCTCAGATCAGAACGAACTTGCCTCACAACGTAGAGCACTGCACAAGAAGACGTACTTCAGCAAGTCCTCAACGCAAAAAGAAAAGCGACTTGAACAGCTTCTGGAAGAACCAGGCTGCTCAGATTCAGTCGAGGCGTCTGTGCCACCTGCCGCAAAGAGAGCAGGCGAAAAGAGCGAGCCCAGGGCATCAGCATCAGGCGCTGGCAAAACAGGGAAGAAGTAAGAAGAATGAGAAGGCGGTCATTTGCTTCAAGTTGATGTCTAGAAACCAAGAAACTCTTGGAGAAAAGTTTGTCCCACATGACATTCtatgttttctttttgccttgATGTCATACCTTAATGTATATGGGCAGTTTTTTTGTGTGGAATGCTGTTTGCTGGTTGCAAGCAATGCAGCCATTTCGGTAATACATCACTAGTCATTTCTATAATATTTGTGTTCTATGTGTTCATCAGCGGTTCCTGATGGCAGTGGGAGCTGTGCGTTGTAAGGGTGTTAGTGCCATATTGTATATTAATTGCAGTGAGAAACCAGAGGTATTGTAACCTGCCTATTTTGTTGACTTTGCCATCTTTATTGCGCGGCGAATGCAATAAAAAATTTTTAATAAGGCCATTTGTTTTCCCTGTTGAAGTCGTTTTTCCCCTTTGCGCTGGAAGAGTGGACGACGCTGCCGGAAGTGACTGACGCACGTAGTGTGCTATGCTCCCTGTCGAACCGTCCTCCAAGCGGACCTGCAGAACAATAACGCCCCTCAGGTtgttgttctgcgcatgcgcacttgcaTCTCGCTATTACCCTATCCCCTGTTCTACTTGCTAGTAACCCAGTTTAAGAATACGGCGACCCTATCGGTTAGGGAATCAGCGGGGCATCAGTGCATGTGCGCACAACGCGGACACCCCTTGGATCTTCGGATTAGCTAGATACTGTAACCCCTGTAACTCCGGCTGGGGTCATGCAACATGGCAGCGTCCGTCGAAGCGGAGTCGCTCGCCACAGAACCAATTCATCATCGCCACTTTACTGTAGCTGGCGTTCACGGCAAATGAATGGTACACAAAGATTGTTGTCTCACGCACATCCGAACTAGAGTGTGATATTGCACTGTATTCGTACAATACAGCACAGTATTATGCAATATGCGACTGGTGCGCGTGATTTGTTAGTACAAGGAAAGCAGGGAAAAAGAAAGTTCGTATGTTAAATTCTGTCTCTCTTTTTGTCTGTCAAACCCTCCCGATGACTTATTTTACTGACATGTATGGTTCTATGCCTTATGGGATGAGTTCTGTATGcacttaagagaacttcttgttgggctagttggtaattgatgaTTGTACTTTTAaggtgcgcgtgtgtgtgtggtttttggcacctttaaagtacaatgatcTGTATGCACTGTTTgttttgctgtttcttttgtttgTTCAGCATCACGGATGTGCTCTGTTATATATAGGAAAGGGCATGAATTCGGTACtcatcatgttatttttcattttttttgctaaCAGCTTGCTGATCGCGTAACCTTTGATCACTGACATCACACTTTTTGGTCGCTATGTTAAGGCACTTGAATATATGCCATGGATGCGGCCACTCGGTAAATTTTACAtgtgatagcattagaagcctcaaGGGACCAAAATGTGCTGCCAGTCATAAAATGCGCccattggcaaaaaaaaagtgatgccGCCAGACAAGATActtctcattggctggagggatgATACGTATTAGACCAGAAGTGATGTCACTTCTGGCTAAGGAGACAGAttttaatgctattgcattgtCAACACATAATGTAGTTAGATGTCCCTGTGAATTCTTTTTTAGTTTAGCAAAACAAAacctatttttcttttctttccggaAACCAGCATTGTACATGAGCTTGGTGACCCTTGAAGCGGGCTCCTTCTTGGCGCCCGTCTTTAGATTGTCGAGATAACACTAATTGATGGGCTTATGCTGTATTATTGAAGCATACACTTGGAAGCATAATCATATGTTATGGGAGTGGTCTTCGTTGGGGAGCTGTGTGTCCCGCATGTAAAAAGTGCCTCGGTAGTTAGgcattcggctactgagccggatccgagttcccgggttcgaacctggcggaggcaaaatgcaaacgcacccgtgtgctgtgcgatatatgtcagtgcacgttaaatttcCTCAGAAGGTCaaaattatttcgaagccctccaccACGACACctcctttctctccttctttcgctcccaccttcctcccttccattACCGCACGGTTCAAAGGTCCATTGAGACCTGACACAATTACAGCGCCATTTGCTTTCTTCAAAGAACAATGTTCATTTGGCACGCCCCGTCATGCCTGCCCTCGGCTATGAATGCTGCGACAAACGTGGTGACAGCATAGCATTGCTGGCTACCATATTCTTGCCCATAAACACAAATTAGTGCAAGGTGTGGCAAGAGAGGAGCAAAGAAAATTGTTCGCGATTGCTTCCTCGCTGCGTGCATACTTTAGAACCTGTGGTGTATGTTAGtcgaacacacacacatatatttatatatatatatgtgtgtgtgtgtgtgtgtgtgtgtgcgtgtgcgtgtgtgtgttctccattgatggagaaggaattgaagtttttaaaacgcacttgagttttcttagcaccttttattatctatcgctctttctcttttctccttttttatctttttctacacattttaagattatcagtttgtttttaccttgttttatgttatgcgcatgcgtgttgttgctctgcgatggggtgtggtttactgtcgcatttcattcatttcagtagTAAGTGTAGCAACcatcctgtcttcgcccttctacgtcccgtccatatgctacggtTTTGTTTATAATATATACACATGTTttatatgtgcagctgttttgtTGCGACTAGAGAGACAGCAAATTTAAAAACCGCATGGGGGGCAGCAGCACACTAGAAGGATCGAGGCAAGGCTGCACATGCGACCAAGAGGACTTCCACAGCGATTTGAGTTATACAATTtcctgagataaaaaaaaataatttgactAAAGTCAGTCTTCTGTTCAAAGAACAGCCCGTCCATCATGCAAGTTTTCCGAACAATGCAAAACAACGCCAAACCAAGTGAGTCAGGTGCTACTGCAAAGTATTCCGCATTTAACCATGCTAATCCGTCTGCTAACTTTCTTTGCGTACACTCAAACGAGGCATTGAACAATTGGCATAGGAGTAAAATGACTACTGGGAGAACGTTGGGTGGCCGGGAATAAAAGTGCTGTTTTATTTTGTATTCACTGTGAAGATGGCAAATGAATAAATTATGCAGGCTTTTTGTGCAAATCAATGGATGACAGCGCAGAATATGACTGATATGACGTCAGAAGCCAAATGAAATGAAGTGCTAGAGATTTCTTACAATTTCATATTAAACCTACGAAATCACTCCAATGAAGTCACGTTGCAAAATACATTGGGCATGTTCGGGATAGTTCATTTTTTCTGAACGGGTAACACTCTTACACCTAAGCTTCAGAGGGGTTCATTGTTGGTGATGCCTCGTAAAAGAGTTCACAGTGGTCCTGTGTTGTTGGTCTTGCTGTAGTAGCTTCCCTTACAAGAAATAGAGATGCGCTTACATCTTCACGACGCACATTAAAAGTGAAGAAATTAATTATGCACTAGTTTTCGATccagaaaagaaaacagtagcgccgaaaaaaaacacacacattagaagaacgacgtaggacaagcgctaacttcatctgactttattcTTTGAAAAGCGAGCAAATATACGGAAAATCTAGGCATGCGCAAACAGATATCTCACGtgcgatcaacaaaaccgttcaagatatgaaatATCAGCTTTCACAAGGCTCACAGATGAATCACTGACAcgtccttttcctctttttctgatgtggtacgcctctaaaacctctcgtgccttactatcactcctgcccagaatctttatctcatgaagtcgtggttcacactttttcacatcagaaaaagaggaaaagggtgTGTCAGtgattaaccgcctgtgtcttggccactcccccgtagtgggtatgtgccagcaacgtctgaggccttccttccttccttcatctgTGAACCTTGTGAAAGCTGAGatttcatatcttgaacggttttgttgaacGCACGTCAGATTTCTGTCTGCGAATGCCTAgattttctgtatatttgctcgcttttcaaggaataaagtcagatgaagttagcgcttgtcctacgtcgttcttctactgtgtgttttttcggcgccACTGTTTTCCTTTCTTGATCGAAATGAACcttctagcccaaatagaagttctggtttggtttggtttggtttatagggtttaacgtcccaaagcaactcaggctatgagggacgccgtagtggagggctccggaaatttcgaccacctgaggttctttaacgtgcactgacgtcgcacagtacacgggcctccagaagtTCTTCCAAACTATATGCAATAGCTTTTCTAAAGAAGAATCCGCCGCGATGGCCCAGTGGCtctggcgatcggctgctggtcCCGGTGTCGCCAGTACGAATCCGATCGCAGCGTCCGTATTTCGGTAGCGGCGGAATACAAAATACAATGAACACCAGGCGGCccaaattaatccagagcctccACTGCTGCGTCCTTCACAGCTGCAGTTGCTCATTTCATATCAtatgtaccataccattccgaaGAACCTTTACTGAGAATAGTACTGCTATTCGAATTAGTGATAGCAACAATGATGTAATATTAGTTGCAGCGATAGTAATTGCAGCAGCAGTGGGACCCTACTGCCGCCAAGCACTAAAGGCGCCCATAGCGAACTCAATTCCTTGCATACAGTCATCGGTAATAATTTATTGTTTAGAGAACTGTTTATTCTTACAGCTTCCGTCATGCTAAACTGCCGTGCCAGAATGCATGCTCATGTCCCGCGTATTACCACCATTTATTGAGTTGTTTCGATCGTGATGGTCGAGGAACAAGGGAGCCAGCATTCCGTGTCATAATTCTATTTTATTACAGTTTCTTATGCGGACGCGCCGCAGGTCACCCAGCCTCGATCGATTCAACACGTGGTGTTCTGTGCGCTCGCAAAATTTAGGGTAGGAAGGGCGCATAAAGTACTTACCCATGCAAGCGTCCGTCGTGAAGACAATTCTCTGCGTTCATTTCGCATGCCTTTGGTAAGATGGTTCTACGCGGCTTGTCACTAAGTGTTCCAAATACATATTAAGCCCGTCCATTAGCGGCACTCCTATCTCAGGACCAccgtatccccgcgaacttcttaatctcatccgcccgcctaactttctgccgcccccttcaacgcttgccttctcttggaatccactctgctacccttaaggtccagcggttatcttgccttcgcattacatgccctgctcaagcccatttcttcttcctgatttcgcgactaggatgtcattaacccgcgttcgttccctcacccactctgcccgcttccggcgaCACCAAACAAGTTTTGTGCATGTATCACTGAAAGCTGTCAGGCTTATTTTGATCTTTTATCTGCACAAGACTGCAGACCTCATATGGTCGAGGCAGGATGGGGAAAAACTAGAAAGAATCGATGTTCGTAACGCCAAGAAGCAACACAATTCAATGCAGTGGTGAGACTACAAAACTGCAGATAAACAAAGTATCCGAAAGATGAAATATAAACAGTATAACAGGTCTTCTTTTACGGCGTTCACAAAATTTTGATTTTTAAACAACGCTTGAGGTAATGAATTCGTCTGCTATAGTGCACGGGAAATATGCATATTTTTATTGGTTAGTCCTGCAAAGTAGGAGCAAGGTGGAATTGTACTTGTGCCTGGTTTCCCCGTGCCACACGGGCAAATTTAATGCCACTAAATGCTTACTGCCTTAATTAAGCGTGAACGGCATTCGCGCGGTGCCACACGCGTATAATTAATGGCATCAGCCTTACGGCCGTTCGCGACCTGCTGAGTTGCCCACAACACAATTGCCCGAGCAATGTTTACTCTAGTCCCCATTACACACGCAGAAAAGCAGTCAACTTTCTTATTGACAACTGCCTAATCAGCAGCGAATGCTTAATTCATAGCTTTCAGTCAGATGAGGCATCTCTACTGCATTTTAGATGCGAAGGGCGCCATTTTTACATGCACTTCTGACGGATTCTCTCGGCATGTGTGCTGACACACGAGTTTGACTGCTTTTTCGACTTTTCAAGCAAGAACAGCGGTATTTTCTGCCAAATATTTTTTATATTACATTTGAACAGCATCCCCGAGATATTGTGATCAGCGCTGCTTCTATTGAGGTGAGTTTTAAATGCCTCGCAGGCGTTATTGCCCTCGTCCCTTTCGtgtaatgacattaaatgtgggTTTGTAAAATcaactccgaaaataatggcattgACTTAACGCCTTAAGCATTCATTGCCATTTGTTTTGCACGCGTGGCGCGGGCATTAGAGTGTAGGGCGTTAGGTTCTGGTGAGATTCCAAATTTCCTATTTACCAGCGAATGAAGAATTATCAATCGAGAAATTTTCGTGTCTGAGGTGGAGGGGCTTTATTTGACTGGCTACCATTAGACTATGAGTGTCAGCATTTTTAATTTATTCTATATAAAGCCCACTGCCCGTCTGTGTATTGTCCAGTTCCAATATGTCAACTCTACTGGATGTTCCTTTCAGTTTATGCTTCAAGAGACGAAATTTTTTTGCAGATGTTGACATATATATGCGGTCAGTGCAGCTAAGCTGGGAATTAATCATATCACCTAAGTATTTGTAGCATGTAAGCTCAGAAATAGGTATTATTTGAGTAGTTGATCCTCAGTGACATATTCTTTCTTATGCGCATACAGTCTTATCTAAATTATAATCACCATTGCTCTACTTGTCGCCCCAGATCATAACGTCGTTAAGTGCAGTATTTAGCAACGCTTTATCAGAAGGTGAATTATACATCATGTAGTAGACCGCAAGGAGACTGTCCATAACACTGGAATCAATGGCAGGAACTTCATCGTTTAAACTAAAAACAGTAAGGGGCCAAGTGCACTCTCTTGGGGAACAcctgaggagacaggaagaggagAGCAAGCGCCATCTACATCCACGA
Protein-coding sequences here:
- the LOC144121154 gene encoding uncharacterized protein LOC144121154, producing the protein MLAFESEEGADDCVQLSHQVFSSVEKMCAEGGIFEKLSAAHQLYMTLETSEDDPHIKNFAVVKDNIVEDIRCELTELQAKYKALQEKAADMRHDEIEESSSSDQNELASQRRALHKKTYFSKSSTQKEKRLEQLLEEPGCSDSVEASVPPAAKRAGEKSEPRASASGAGKTGKK
- the LOC144121153 gene encoding uncharacterized protein LOC144121153 isoform X2; the protein is MEGKLTKRSKAHQARPKRGSEKHGKHEKRDHDKHGNQGKPTRPGESKDAPGADSKSPEDDKAADPFPLPDAPPVRLEDGSTGSIAHYVRQSLPAASSTLPAQRGKTTSTGKTNGLIKNFLLHSPRNKDGKVNKIGRLQYLWFLTAINIQYGTNTLTTHSSHCHQEPLMNT